One Algoriphagus sp. Y33 genomic window, ATGCAGGCGGGACGTGAACTTCGGGTATTAGTGGATGCGGATAACGTGGATGATTCTACTGCGGGTAAGCTCTCTTTTGATATCTCCCAGAAAATAGAGAAGGAAATGCAGTATCCCGGTCAGATCAAAATCACGGTAATCCGTGAAATGAGAGCGGTGAATTACGCAAGATAAATAGAGACTGGAAGACAGCAGGCGGAAGACCGAAGTAGCCTTTAAGCTATTGTTATTTGAACACTATGATGCTTTTGCTTTGCTGGAAGAAAAGTGGGTGTCCATAAAATAATAACTTGATCAATAGTGAAATGGCAGATATCTTCGGGTTTCTGCCATTTTTATTTTAAGCTTATGATGCCTTTATACAGGATGAACAGTCTTGCAAGTTTGATCATGGAACTTCGGATATTGTTTGGGAGAATTCGCTTAACAAAGCTGGAGGTTCAGATTCTTGAGCAACAATTCCCGTATTATGGCAGACTATCAGAAAAGCATAAAAGGGAATTCAGAGAAAAACTCCAAGTAATCCTCACTGTAAAATCATTCATTGGCAGGGCAGGTGTTAGGGTGGTGACTCAGGAGATGAAAATACTTATAGGAGCTACGATTGTAATGGTGACTTTTGGTTGGAGGAATTTGCGACTTTCCCATTTCAGCAAAATTCTAATCTATCCCGATACCTACTACAGTAATATTTCAAAGCAATATCATAGGGGTGAAGTAAATCCAAGACATGGCTTGATAGTGTTGTCATGGAATTGTTTTTTAGATGGAATGGAAAACGAGAAGGATGGAGTGAATCTAGGTATACATGAGGTAGCCCATGCGCTGAAACTGGAGAACCAGATTCACTACAACGATGAATTTGAATTTTTCAATCCTGAAGCTTTCCGTTCTTTTCAGAACGCTGCTAAAGAGGAAGTAATAAGAATTAATGCTGGGGACATTACCGTATTTAGGTCAAATGGAGGAATAAATGAGGATGAGTTTTTTGCGGTAGCTTTGGAGACATTCTTTGAAAAGCCTCATGAGTTTTTTGGATACAATCCCGAGCTTTACGGTTCTTTGGTTCGGCTGATGCAGCAGGATCCTAGGGTTTGGGTTAAAGGAATATCTTAAACTTTTTGACAGAGGACACCGAATAGGTGGTTTATACCCTGCTTTAATTAAGCTGAATCAATCTGTTTTTAACAAAAAAATGTACTTTGGCGATTTGAACGTTTTATTATGAATCGATATATGAGAGTGTCGCTTACTTATCTAGGGGTTGTCTTACTAGCTTTGGTTGGATTAGTATCCTGTACCACCAAGGAGAAGCAGAAAGAGGGGGCATCTACGGTTTCGGACAAAGAAACTTATTCAAATCCTCTGGATGTAGCATTTGGTGATCCATTTATATTGAACGATGGAGAAGGAATGTACTACATGTACGGAACAGGTGGAGGAGCAAAGGATGGCTTTGCGGCTTATTCCTCAGCTAATCTGGTTGATTGGGAATTTGAAGGTCAGGTCTATCAGGGCAACACGGAAGAAAGCTGGGCAAGCAAATTCTTCTGGGCTCCGGAAGTCTATAAAATTGAGGGAAAATACTACATGTTTTTCAGTGCCCAGTGGAAAGTCAATCCAACAAACGAAGAGGAGAATTTCATGATTGGCGTGGCAGAATCGGATAGTCCAATGGGACCTTTTACAGAGATGTACGACAAGCCTATTTTTGACCCTGGCTATCCGGTTATTGATGCAAATGTCTATTGGGAAGATGGTAAATATTACCTCTATTATTCTAGAGCATGCTACAAGCATCCTGTAGAAAGCGAAGTGGCAGACTGGGCAAGAGAAAAAGACTGGTATGATGAGATAGAAGAGAGCTGGGTATATGGTGTGGAACTGAAACCTGATTTCTCTGGAGTAATCGGAGAGCCTGTACTTTGCCTTCGTCCTCCAGTGAAAATGGATGATGAACAAGCCGAATGGGAAAGCAGATCTGTAACTAAGCAGGAGATAAATAGACGGTGGACGGAGGGTTCTGTGATCTTCAAACATGAAGAAACCTATTACATGATGTATTCTGGCAACTATTATGCTGGTGAAAATTATGCTGTTGGATATGCCACCTCTAAAAGCCCGTTAGGTCCATTTACCAAAGCGGCGAATAATCCTGTTTTGGAACTCAACACACACAAAGGCGGGGAGGTGACTGGAACGGGACACAATAATATCGTCTTTATGGACAATGGAGAGATGTATTGCGTATACCATGGTCGTACCAAAGAATCTGGGCAGGAGCGCGTAGTGTTTCTGGATAAAATGGAAATCAAACCTGACGGCACTTTGATAGTCCATGGGCCGACTACCACGCCACAGGATATGCCATTATAAGGGTTTCCACTAAAAAGAAAAGGCTATCCTTGAAGAAGTTGATCTACTGCTTCTGATACAGATTCTACCAGTCCATCGTATCTTCTCAAATCCTCTCCCCAATATGCTCTTTCGCTCAATAGTTTGGTCACCGTCGCTTCGGTAGAACCAAGTCCCCAACCTGCTTTGAATTCGGACATCAGCTCGGGACTGTCATTGATAGGAGTTTCCATTCCTTTGTAACTCCCTTTGTAAAAGACTAAAAGTGCTGCAAAAGAAAGAATTAATTTCTCCGGCCATTCTTTCTTCAACTCATGGTAGGCTAGGAGGGAAGGAAGCACACGCACTTTGAATTTGGAGATGCTGTTTAAAGCGATCGACTTAAGCTCGTGCACGATGAACGGATTGGCAAACCGCTCTAATACAGCATGGGCAAACTGCTCCAATTCTTCCCGGGGCATATCGAGCGTAGGAATTATCTCGTCGTAAATAGCTTCGTTCAGGAAAGTACCGATTTCAGGGTTTTCCACAGCCTCTCTTACCGTTCTCAAACCTTTGAGGTACGCATAAGGTACCATTGCCGTATGACCTCCGTTTAAGATTCTTACTTTTTGGGTACGGAAGGGAGCAAGGTTGTCCACAAACTTGACATTTAGGCCGGTTTTGTCCAAAGGAAATTCCTCTTGTATCGTGCCAGCTCCTTCAATTGCCCAAAAATGGTAAGGCTCTACCATGACAGCCATATCATCCTTGTACCCGATTTTCTCCTGTAGTTCTTCAATAGACCCTTTAGGGAATCCGGGAACAATTCTATCCACCAGCGTATTGCAGAAGATGTTTTTCCAGTCAATCCATTCGGAAAAATCCATTGGCAATTTCCAAAAGGAAATGTATTTCTGGATACATTCTTTCAGTGCTTCTCCATTGCCTTCTATCAATTCACAGGGAAGGAATACCAGTCCTTTTGAGTCATCTCCGTTGAAGGTTTTGAACCGATGGTAAAGTAAGGCAGTGAGTTTGCCTGGGAATGTTTTGGAAATACGGTCTATAGAAGAATCTGTAGGGTCGAAGACAATTCCTGCTTCCGTGGTATTGGAAACCACAAAACGCAAATCCGGGTTTTCTCCCAGTTTCAGGTATTCATTGTATTCCTCGAAAATATTGGTGATGCCTGCTATGCAGGTGACCAGTGTAGATTCCTGAACCAACTTCCCCTTTTTCAAGCCCTGCTCGATCACATGAAAAAGACAATCTTGATCTTTCATGGGATTGTTTGCGGATTTACTATGTACTTGGACGATATGAATAGCTCCGTCAAATACATTGGCTTGGTTTGACTTCTCAACCATCCAATCTGTAAATCCCCGAAGGAAATTTCCATTGCCAAACTGAAGGATTCTTACTGGACGTTGAGAAGGGGGGAAGGTGGATCGGGAAAGAAGTTGCATTGAGGTAAAGAGGCTTAAAAGGGTTAGATTTTCTTTTGGTTGATCGATGAATTGCGGATGATCAACTCCGGTTTAAGGATGGTCTTTTTTGGGATGTTATTTGTTTGATCTTTTTGACTAAGGATTTCAAAAAAGGTCTCGGCGGTAATTTTGCCCATTGGAATACTTTTTTGATTGACTGTAGTAAGTGTGGGTTCTGTGAAAGAAGTGAATGGCTCATCTCCAAAACCCACCAGTTTTACATCCTGGGGAAGTGTGTATCCATTTTCTTTCAAAACCTGCATTGCACCCATAATAGAGTAGTCTGAGGCCGAAAAAACAGCATCAAATGGAATTTTTTCATCAATCAACTCTTGCATGGATGCTCTTCCGTCTTCCAGTTGCATCTTGCTGAAGCGGATCAGTTTGGGGTCTATAGCCATTCCGTGCTTCAGCAAAGCATCTTCATAGCCTCTTTTTCGTTCTTTGTAAATATTGATGTTTTGGGAACTTGAAAAATGCACGATTCGCCTACAGCCTTCATTGATCAGATGCTCTGTGGCCTCAAATGCTCCATAATAATCGTCAATCACAACTTGGCTTACGTCCAAGTCATTGGTTACTCTGTCGAAAAGTACCAGA contains:
- a CDS encoding zinc-dependent peptidase: MMPLYRMNSLASLIMELRILFGRIRLTKLEVQILEQQFPYYGRLSEKHKREFREKLQVILTVKSFIGRAGVRVVTQEMKILIGATIVMVTFGWRNLRLSHFSKILIYPDTYYSNISKQYHRGEVNPRHGLIVLSWNCFLDGMENEKDGVNLGIHEVAHALKLENQIHYNDEFEFFNPEAFRSFQNAAKEEVIRINAGDITVFRSNGGINEDEFFAVALETFFEKPHEFFGYNPELYGSLVRLMQQDPRVWVKGIS
- a CDS encoding glycoside hydrolase family 43 protein; translation: MNRYMRVSLTYLGVVLLALVGLVSCTTKEKQKEGASTVSDKETYSNPLDVAFGDPFILNDGEGMYYMYGTGGGAKDGFAAYSSANLVDWEFEGQVYQGNTEESWASKFFWAPEVYKIEGKYYMFFSAQWKVNPTNEEENFMIGVAESDSPMGPFTEMYDKPIFDPGYPVIDANVYWEDGKYYLYYSRACYKHPVESEVADWAREKDWYDEIEESWVYGVELKPDFSGVIGEPVLCLRPPVKMDDEQAEWESRSVTKQEINRRWTEGSVIFKHEETYYMMYSGNYYAGENYAVGYATSKSPLGPFTKAANNPVLELNTHKGGEVTGTGHNNIVFMDNGEMYCVYHGRTKESGQERVVFLDKMEIKPDGTLIVHGPTTTPQDMPL
- a CDS encoding tagaturonate reductase, encoding MQLLSRSTFPPSQRPVRILQFGNGNFLRGFTDWMVEKSNQANVFDGAIHIVQVHSKSANNPMKDQDCLFHVIEQGLKKGKLVQESTLVTCIAGITNIFEEYNEYLKLGENPDLRFVVSNTTEAGIVFDPTDSSIDRISKTFPGKLTALLYHRFKTFNGDDSKGLVFLPCELIEGNGEALKECIQKYISFWKLPMDFSEWIDWKNIFCNTLVDRIVPGFPKGSIEELQEKIGYKDDMAVMVEPYHFWAIEGAGTIQEEFPLDKTGLNVKFVDNLAPFRTQKVRILNGGHTAMVPYAYLKGLRTVREAVENPEIGTFLNEAIYDEIIPTLDMPREELEQFAHAVLERFANPFIVHELKSIALNSISKFKVRVLPSLLAYHELKKEWPEKLILSFAALLVFYKGSYKGMETPINDSPELMSEFKAGWGLGSTEATVTKLLSERAYWGEDLRRYDGLVESVSEAVDQLLQG
- a CDS encoding LacI family DNA-binding transcriptional regulator, whose protein sequence is MRNGKATIHDIAEKLQVTASTVSRALNNNPRISDATKKKVLKAAKELNYQPNNIASALRSGRSRLIGVVVPTANRNFFSSVIRGIEEIANSLNYKVVITQSYDDYEKEVQTVEALLNAQVDGVIASVGKATENVDHFKKILKKGIPLVLFDRVTNDLDVSQVVIDDYYGAFEATEHLINEGCRRIVHFSSSQNINIYKERKRGYEDALLKHGMAIDPKLIRFSKMQLEDGRASMQELIDEKIPFDAVFSASDYSIMGAMQVLKENGYTLPQDVKLVGFGDEPFTSFTEPTLTTVNQKSIPMGKITAETFFEILSQKDQTNNIPKKTILKPELIIRNSSINQKKI